The following are encoded in a window of Ruminiclostridium herbifermentans genomic DNA:
- a CDS encoding DNA cytosine methyltransferase — MRGGNRLGAGRKVIPESEKKKRKSVYITDKLYTRIMDTDIENCNNFSQKCMALIELAMENLNKNNQEHSVKRNNILMVREPKSTYNKTNNNFEKQNSGIKLTFIDLFAGIGGIRLGFEDKYTKCVFSSEWDKYAAQTYEANYGEKPHGDITKINENDIPDHDVLLAGFPCQPFSNIGKREGFAHETQGTLFFDVLRILKKKQPKMFLLENVKGLLTNDNGNTFRVILDNLKSLGYSVFYEVMDAQNFGLPQRRERIVIVGFHPDLGINDFSFPKGNPDNKVPINAILEHNPTGYSISKRLQESYLFKKDDGKPQIVDFDSTIQVNTLVASYHKIQRLTGTFVKDGETGLRLFSELELKRLMGFPDDFKVPVSRTQMYRQFGNSVAVPMIKAVAKAMKERLLLAEMQDIEKIKTIAL; from the coding sequence ATGCGTGGTGGAAATCGACTCGGTGCAGGAAGGAAGGTTATTCCTGAGTCAGAAAAAAAGAAAAGAAAAAGCGTGTATATTACAGATAAACTTTACACTAGAATTATGGATACTGACATCGAAAATTGCAATAATTTCAGTCAAAAATGTATGGCATTGATTGAATTAGCAATGGAAAATCTAAATAAGAACAATCAAGAGCATAGTGTGAAAAGGAACAATATATTGATGGTGAGAGAACCCAAATCTACATACAACAAAACGAATAATAATTTTGAAAAACAAAACAGTGGAATAAAATTGACATTTATTGATTTATTCGCTGGTATTGGAGGAATTAGATTAGGATTTGAAGACAAATATACGAAATGTGTATTTAGTTCTGAATGGGATAAATATGCAGCTCAAACGTATGAAGCTAATTATGGTGAGAAGCCTCATGGTGATATTACAAAAATCAACGAAAATGATATTCCAGATCACGATGTTTTATTGGCTGGATTTCCTTGTCAGCCGTTTAGCAATATAGGCAAGCGTGAAGGTTTTGCTCATGAAACGCAAGGAACATTATTTTTCGATGTTCTTAGGATCCTAAAGAAAAAGCAACCTAAGATGTTTTTATTAGAAAATGTAAAAGGGCTTTTAACAAATGATAATGGGAATACATTTCGAGTCATTTTAGACAATCTTAAGAGTCTAGGATATTCCGTTTTTTATGAAGTTATGGATGCACAAAATTTTGGGCTTCCACAAAGACGTGAACGTATTGTAATTGTGGGATTTCATCCTGATTTAGGCATTAATGATTTTTCATTTCCTAAAGGTAATCCTGACAATAAGGTTCCAATTAATGCTATTTTAGAGCATAATCCTACAGGGTATTCAATTTCCAAGCGTTTGCAAGAAAGTTACTTATTTAAAAAGGATGATGGGAAGCCACAGATTGTTGATTTTGATAGCACTATACAAGTTAACACTTTAGTAGCTAGTTATCACAAAATTCAGCGTCTTACAGGAACATTTGTAAAAGACGGAGAAACAGGGCTTCGATTATTCAGCGAATTAGAACTGAAACGTTTGATGGGTTTCCCTGATGATTTTAAAGTTCCTGTGTCAAGAACACAAATGTATAGGCAGTTTGGAAATTCTGTTGCTGTTCCCATGATTAAAGCTGTTGCTAAAGCAATGAAAGAGCGACTTTTGTTGGCTGAAATGCAGGATATTGAAAAAATAAAAACTATAGCTTTATAA
- a CDS encoding helix-turn-helix domain-containing protein, giving the protein MDSHFVLNHPKYLTQDIFGQTVLTDYARTHMEECCLVFELSVKSGCRERYYTECFLNRDKTSNIDFDIKYCNGFEYAAPEKKAQLLAETIAEEMRIYNELPNSYTSSLKIVREWKKVTYKELAEKILVNERTIRRIVNGEEPGSINSIVLICLGLHLPPNISSHIIRNSPFSLNFNNNSHIWYNFALTHLYAKSMDEIRTFLQEHGAEPL; this is encoded by the coding sequence GTGGATTCCCACTTTGTGCTAAATCATCCGAAATATTTAACACAAGATATATTCGGACAAACGGTACTTACAGACTACGCACGAACCCATATGGAAGAGTGCTGCTTGGTTTTCGAGTTATCAGTCAAATCTGGGTGTAGGGAAAGATACTATACTGAATGTTTCCTCAACCGTGATAAGACATCAAATATAGATTTTGATATAAAGTATTGTAATGGTTTTGAGTATGCGGCTCCAGAAAAGAAGGCCCAATTACTAGCCGAAACAATAGCGGAAGAAATGCGAATCTATAATGAATTGCCAAATAGCTATACCAGCTCTCTCAAAATAGTACGTGAGTGGAAAAAAGTAACTTATAAAGAATTAGCAGAGAAAATATTGGTCAACGAGCGTACCATAAGACGAATCGTTAATGGTGAGGAACCGGGATCTATTAATTCCATAGTATTGATTTGCCTTGGACTTCATCTACCGCCAAATATTAGCAGTCATATAATTCGCAACTCACCATTTTCATTGAACTTCAATAACAATAGTCATATTTGGTATAACTTTGCATTGACTCACCTATATGCAAAATCGATGGATGAGATTAGAACGTTTTTACAGGAACATGGCGCAGAGCCATTATAA
- a CDS encoding ABC transporter permease codes for MFYLHTVRCNIKKNRIKGILTISICIIVLLMLNLYLTNLGSSKQQLKELAAVNSVYCRITNLNGTIETGLEIKEDIVDKIQSSSQVKDATFTVRLLAGEGEFPLEDWKEHLTLFITGINRISAISGLSEDKIHWKGKAEEKFFSSSVQGCLVSESTMEKYQWNLGDTISLNLYYQYYDERNQLHYKPLELMPIEILGTLDPFISTTEQVPSDILIPFDTIRECFSRKKSPFYADSCFFYVNDPLQLNKFKEEMKSIGLLQKSPTADYNYQGISLTVRDSTFRALGNQLLQSIDTLQSFLPLIGITIICIGYIASFLLINTRQREFALMRAIGVGRGMCFRLFLLEQLLLILVGEILGGGITFLLFRSSVTVAISGSIFFISYLLGCMFALWRMGRTSVINALFSMD; via the coding sequence ATGTTTTACCTACATACGGTACGATGTAATATCAAGAAAAATAGAATAAAAGGCATCCTTACCATTAGTATATGTATTATTGTACTACTGATGCTGAATTTGTATCTGACTAATTTGGGTAGTAGTAAACAGCAGCTAAAAGAATTGGCGGCTGTCAATTCAGTGTATTGTAGGATTACGAACCTCAATGGAACCATTGAGACAGGACTGGAGATTAAAGAGGATATAGTTGATAAGATACAATCTAGCAGTCAGGTAAAGGATGCGACATTTACGGTTCGATTACTGGCAGGAGAGGGAGAGTTTCCTCTGGAGGACTGGAAAGAGCACTTAACCTTATTCATCACAGGTATCAATAGGATTTCTGCCATTAGTGGACTCTCAGAGGATAAGATACATTGGAAAGGGAAAGCAGAAGAAAAATTCTTTTCCTCCTCTGTACAAGGCTGTCTGGTTAGCGAGTCTACAATGGAAAAATATCAATGGAACCTCGGGGATACTATTTCCCTTAATCTGTATTACCAGTATTATGATGAAAGAAATCAACTCCATTATAAACCATTGGAACTGATGCCTATAGAAATTCTTGGGACATTAGATCCCTTTATTTCGACGACAGAGCAAGTGCCGTCGGATATCCTAATTCCATTTGATACGATAAGAGAATGCTTTTCTAGGAAAAAGTCTCCATTTTATGCAGATTCCTGCTTTTTTTATGTGAATGATCCACTACAACTAAATAAATTTAAGGAGGAAATGAAGTCCATAGGATTATTGCAGAAGTCACCCACAGCCGATTATAATTATCAAGGGATCTCCCTTACTGTACGGGACAGTACCTTTCGAGCCTTAGGTAATCAATTGCTTCAAAGCATAGATACCCTACAAAGCTTTTTACCTCTTATCGGGATTACGATTATTTGCATTGGATATATTGCCAGTTTTCTATTGATCAACACTAGGCAAAGGGAGTTTGCTCTTATGAGAGCCATAGGAGTCGGGAGGGGTATGTGCTTTCGATTGTTTTTGTTGGAACAGCTTCTGTTAATTCTTGTTGGAGAAATCCTTGGCGGAGGGATAACTTTTCTACTCTTTCGAAGTAGCGTGACAGTGGCGATTTCAGGAAGCATCTTTTTCATTAGCTATCTCTTAGGTTGTATGTTTGCCTTATGGAGGATGGGAAGAACCAGCGTAATCAATGCACTCTTTAGTATGGATTAG
- a CDS encoding helix-turn-helix domain-containing protein — MSISYKKLWKLLIDRDMKKKDLREAAGISTASMAKLGKNENVNTDILIKVCKALDCDIADIMEIVRK; from the coding sequence ATGTCCATAAGTTATAAAAAACTATGGAAACTTCTTATTGATAGAGACATGAAGAAAAAGGATCTGAGGGAAGCAGCCGGCATTAGTACAGCCTCAATGGCTAAGCTTGGTAAAAATGAAAATGTTAATACTGACATTTTAATAAAAGTATGTAAGGCTCTTGACTGTGATATTGCTGATATTATGGAAATTGTTAGAAAATAG
- the istA gene encoding IS21 family transposase has translation MIIKSSIITDLNIQTVKDLYKLKPFMEDTTLKVNKSQIARELDVDRRTVDKYINGFHKAKSRECVNCITAYYDIIAELLSDNSQQIFYYRRVLWQYLVDNHSYEGSYVNFCYYLRKYPELDSYFKKSRPSNANNVTIRYETGMGQQAQLDWKESIRFTLSTGEIIEVNIFVLLLSYSRFRVYRVSLSKTQDILFSFLDDAFNTFGGVPSEIVTDNMKTVMDEPRTEYTEGKINIKFKQFADDYGFKVHPCIAGRPRTKAKVEAPMKLLDEIRAYNGKLDYKELNELVTRINNRVNMQVNQGTGRIPLMYFNKEKAFLGSLPADTIRKPYQITPHKVKVNSSSMFNHNECQYSVPPEYIGKTLTLQVYDGYIHVYYNIELITIHTLSKKKLNYLNEHYTAIARKSHAFKEENINERAKENLQVIGEVYSYE, from the coding sequence ATGATTATCAAAAGTAGTATCATAACAGATTTAAATATTCAAACTGTCAAGGATCTTTATAAGTTAAAACCATTTATGGAGGACACAACATTGAAGGTTAATAAAAGCCAGATCGCAAGGGAACTTGATGTCGATAGGCGTACAGTTGATAAATACATTAATGGCTTTCATAAGGCCAAATCCAGAGAATGCGTGAATTGTATCACTGCTTACTATGACATTATCGCAGAGCTTCTATCTGATAACAGCCAGCAGATATTTTATTACAGAAGAGTTTTATGGCAATACCTAGTAGACAATCATTCTTATGAAGGGTCTTATGTGAATTTCTGCTACTATCTAAGAAAATATCCTGAACTAGACTCATATTTCAAAAAAAGCAGACCTTCAAACGCAAATAACGTAACCATACGTTATGAAACAGGAATGGGTCAACAAGCACAACTAGACTGGAAAGAGTCTATACGATTTACTCTTTCAACAGGTGAAATAATAGAAGTAAACATATTTGTATTATTGCTGTCATACTCACGTTTTAGAGTATACAGGGTATCTCTATCAAAAACACAGGACATATTATTTTCATTCCTTGATGATGCGTTTAACACGTTTGGAGGTGTTCCAAGTGAGATTGTCACCGATAATATGAAAACAGTTATGGATGAGCCAAGAACAGAGTATACAGAAGGGAAAATAAATATAAAATTTAAGCAGTTTGCGGATGATTATGGTTTTAAGGTGCACCCTTGTATTGCAGGAAGACCAAGAACAAAAGCCAAAGTAGAAGCACCAATGAAACTACTTGATGAGATAAGAGCCTACAATGGAAAACTTGATTACAAGGAACTTAATGAGTTGGTCACACGAATAAATAACAGAGTAAACATGCAGGTAAATCAAGGTACAGGTCGTATTCCATTAATGTATTTCAACAAGGAAAAAGCTTTCTTAGGAAGCTTACCAGCCGATACCATAAGAAAGCCTTATCAAATAACTCCACATAAAGTAAAAGTAAATTCATCCAGCATGTTCAACCATAATGAATGCCAGTATTCTGTACCACCAGAATACATTGGAAAAACTCTTACTTTACAAGTGTATGATGGTTACATACATGTTTATTATAACATAGAATTAATAACTATCCATACCCTTAGTAAAAAGAAACTTAATTACCTTAATGAACACTATACTGCTATAGCAAGAAAATCGCATGCATTTAAGGAAGAAAATATAAATGAGCGGGCAAAAGAAAACTTACAGGTTATAGGAGAAGTATACAGTTATGAATAA
- a CDS encoding rRNA biogenesis protein rrp5, with amino-acid sequence MSKIKLLLDVVSDMRSLADSIQAVADAMASNEPVEAKEPTTTVKEPELKKKEITLEEVRAKLAEKSQVGLTAQVREIIQKYGGSKLSEVDPKHYADILKDAEVLGNE; translated from the coding sequence ATGAGCAAAATCAAACTACTTCTTGATGTGGTTTCTGATATGCGCTCTTTGGCAGACAGCATACAAGCGGTTGCTGATGCGATGGCGAGCAATGAACCTGTCGAAGCAAAAGAACCGACTACAACTGTAAAAGAGCCTGAATTAAAGAAAAAGGAAATCACTCTAGAGGAAGTAAGAGCAAAACTCGCTGAAAAGAGTCAAGTCGGTCTTACTGCCCAAGTGAGGGAAATTATCCAAAAATACGGTGGCTCTAAATTAAGCGAAGTTGACCCGAAACATTATGCAGATATATTGAAAGATGCGGAGGTACTAGGTAATGAGTGA
- a CDS encoding ECF-type sigma factor has product MKIRIQHENKSIYLEVPDEDFTLMIDTDYEDRLSCAEDKETVTRRLPQEIMDERFNKPEYNNWHKFDRHRGMPKKPFRKDDESEDATDHMDYFPDNTDEVTREKQEEYEYLCEIIRKTLKEKQAELLIAIFLDGVSVTEYAEREGVSKSAISHRLDTAKKNFKKVFPESSTFPSCHG; this is encoded by the coding sequence ATGAAAATTAGAATTCAGCACGAAAACAAATCTATCTATCTAGAGGTACCAGACGAGGACTTCACCTTAATGATTGATACAGATTACGAGGACAGGCTATCCTGTGCCGAAGATAAGGAAACCGTGACTCGCCGTTTGCCACAGGAGATTATGGACGAGCGTTTTAACAAGCCCGAGTACAATAACTGGCATAAATTTGATAGACACAGAGGGATGCCAAAGAAACCATTCCGCAAAGATGATGAATCCGAGGATGCAACGGATCATATGGACTATTTCCCTGATAACACCGATGAAGTGACTCGGGAGAAACAAGAAGAGTATGAATATCTCTGTGAAATTATCCGCAAGACCCTCAAGGAAAAACAAGCAGAGTTACTGATTGCTATATTCCTAGATGGTGTTTCTGTAACAGAGTATGCAGAGCGTGAGGGTGTTAGTAAAAGTGCCATTTCACATCGTTTAGATACAGCTAAGAAGAATTTCAAAAAAGTTTTTCCAGAATCCTCAACTTTCCCCTCTTGCCACGGCTAA
- a CDS encoding MspI family type II restriction endonuclease, translated as MNKDNQIKNESGKQAKILVSEMLNNLKNELGINIEIKEGYSIGYPNQEKQFKMDFLVQFTDFDNEQWLIKSTNSIRERIYGTEFFAQNIRLIDEKVKNIYVVVPDSISSAEMKKKRNYSVKINGTTYTSFLTDVLTVNELRQKIVEKASQNIAQGLRANVLGNDAETSIVNLLNDLKNKALWNDYQNAQQTVKSSTYKIYKEILEKIDLKEGFDKILEVTATNDIPLLSNRGKPKTDVSVTIKTNTKELIRNISIKNTREKTVTIHEGSVSDLISALKLSESDPLSQALIHFEKVGSKKKLIAEHPNSDKILEENLKLYNRELIEFFIFGLHSSLVNDKIQMVDLIIFTNKFAVWNRDDYIKHYIEEYSGKGQFGTPFKWTYPSKKRGQKIQIKGFSNN; from the coding sequence ATGAATAAAGACAATCAAATCAAAAATGAATCTGGTAAACAAGCCAAAATTCTTGTATCAGAAATGCTAAATAATCTTAAAAATGAATTAGGGATTAATATAGAAATTAAAGAAGGGTACTCTATAGGTTACCCAAATCAAGAAAAGCAATTTAAAATGGATTTTCTTGTTCAATTTACTGACTTTGATAATGAACAATGGTTAATAAAATCAACTAACTCTATAAGGGAACGTATATACGGTACAGAATTTTTTGCACAAAACATCAGGCTTATCGATGAGAAAGTAAAAAATATTTATGTTGTTGTTCCAGATTCTATATCTTCAGCTGAAATGAAAAAGAAAAGAAACTACTCCGTAAAAATAAACGGAACAACATATACTTCCTTTTTAACTGATGTTTTAACCGTTAATGAATTGCGACAAAAAATTGTAGAAAAGGCATCCCAAAACATAGCGCAGGGCTTACGTGCTAATGTGCTTGGTAATGATGCTGAAACCAGTATTGTTAACCTGCTTAATGATTTGAAAAATAAAGCATTATGGAATGATTATCAAAACGCTCAACAAACCGTCAAATCATCAACATACAAGATATACAAAGAGATCCTTGAAAAAATTGATCTAAAGGAAGGCTTTGATAAGATACTTGAAGTTACCGCTACAAATGATATTCCTCTATTATCCAATAGGGGAAAACCGAAAACAGATGTATCAGTTACAATCAAAACAAATACAAAAGAATTAATTAGGAATATCAGTATAAAAAACACTCGTGAAAAAACTGTCACTATACATGAAGGTAGTGTTTCGGATTTGATTTCTGCATTAAAATTATCAGAAAGCGACCCACTATCGCAAGCACTTATACATTTTGAAAAAGTCGGTAGCAAAAAAAAATTAATTGCAGAGCATCCTAACTCAGATAAAATTTTAGAGGAAAACTTAAAATTGTATAATAGAGAACTTATTGAATTCTTCATTTTTGGTTTACATAGCTCTTTAGTCAATGACAAGATACAAATGGTAGATTTAATTATATTTACAAATAAATTTGCTGTTTGGAATCGTGATGATTATATTAAACATTACATCGAAGAATATAGTGGAAAAGGACAATTTGGAACTCCTTTTAAATGGACTTATCCAAGCAAAAAGCGTGGTCAAAAAATACAGATTAAAGGTTTTTCAAACAATTAA
- a CDS encoding ABC transporter ATP-binding protein, whose product MKIIQAEGVSYYYQTKYQKIEALKDITCFFETGKMYAIVGESGSGKSTFLSLIAGLDLPTSGSITIDGKEIRTINRDHYRRDLVTVVYQAFHLFPLLTALENVMFPMTLKGMSVKQARSRAKELVKKVGLGEKTEEQFPQMMSGGEQQRVAIARAMASYGKILLADEPTGNLDTQNEENIVSLLKKMAHEEQYAVIVVTHNPGVAQEADVILRMKDGSMIEIRENDEKKMRSRG is encoded by the coding sequence ATGAAAATAATACAGGCAGAAGGTGTTAGCTATTATTATCAGACAAAGTATCAGAAAATAGAGGCATTAAAGGATATTACCTGTTTCTTTGAGACAGGAAAAATGTATGCTATCGTGGGAGAATCCGGTAGCGGAAAAAGTACCTTTCTATCCCTCATTGCAGGTCTGGATCTACCGACCTCTGGTTCTATTACCATAGACGGAAAGGAAATCCGAACCATAAACCGGGATCACTACCGTAGAGACCTGGTGACAGTTGTTTATCAGGCGTTCCATTTATTCCCGCTTTTGACTGCATTGGAAAATGTAATGTTTCCCATGACTTTAAAAGGAATGTCGGTGAAGCAGGCAAGATCACGGGCAAAGGAGTTAGTCAAAAAGGTAGGGCTAGGTGAAAAAACAGAGGAGCAGTTTCCACAGATGATGAGTGGAGGAGAGCAACAACGAGTGGCGATCGCCAGAGCCATGGCATCATATGGAAAAATCTTATTGGCAGATGAGCCTACAGGGAATCTGGATACGCAAAATGAAGAAAATATTGTAAGCCTCTTAAAGAAGATGGCTCATGAGGAACAGTATGCAGTTATTGTTGTGACACATAATCCAGGGGTTGCACAGGAAGCGGATGTAATTCTGCGGATGAAGGATGGATCAATGATTGAAATACGGGAAAATGATGAGAAAAAGATGAGATCAAGAGGATAG
- a CDS encoding ImmA/IrrE family metallo-endopeptidase: MAGNRSFKDYVADRFYNEIFSAIQTYATDNCEDLDLRLYRVRNIGGIELSDVEVKFVSVNDLPDMKIEFDVAVEAEFEVRESNHRYDESENCRQWFMLECSGDLDCNLDDFSISSITEYTSKNKQPKPMSDSLVPIIHKEQLESVATDFLRRHYPEALKNPMAVEPQVLAEKMGLTVEMREITKDFSVFGQIYFHDCDAEFYDEDSDEMVQTHVSGRTIIVDPKAYFLRNLGSVNNTIVHECVHWDQHRKAFELERLYNSSATRIKCQVVGGIKDNTRDATDWMEWQANALAPKIQMPLAMFKTQAFKFIKQFSSELGTSELIDVMEPVIDALATFFSVSRAAAKIRMIDAGYEEAIGTFTYIDGRYVKPHRFKKGVLERNQTFSIGA, encoded by the coding sequence TTGGCGGGTAATCGTTCTTTTAAAGATTATGTGGCTGATAGATTCTATAATGAGATATTTTCTGCCATACAAACCTATGCAACGGATAATTGTGAAGATTTAGACTTACGGTTATACAGGGTTCGAAACATCGGCGGAATAGAATTGTCAGATGTAGAAGTTAAGTTTGTGTCAGTTAATGACTTACCGGACATGAAAATAGAATTTGATGTTGCTGTTGAAGCTGAATTCGAAGTCCGTGAATCAAATCATCGTTATGATGAATCAGAAAATTGTCGGCAATGGTTTATGCTGGAATGCTCAGGAGATTTGGATTGCAATTTGGATGATTTTTCAATCTCTAGTATAACTGAGTATACTAGCAAAAATAAGCAACCGAAACCTATGTCAGACTCCCTTGTCCCTATCATTCATAAGGAACAACTAGAATCTGTTGCCACAGACTTCCTTAGAAGACATTACCCTGAAGCATTAAAAAACCCAATGGCAGTTGAGCCACAGGTGTTGGCAGAAAAAATGGGCCTTACAGTAGAAATGAGAGAGATTACAAAGGATTTCTCTGTTTTTGGGCAGATATACTTTCACGACTGTGATGCAGAGTTTTATGATGAAGATAGCGATGAAATGGTACAGACCCATGTGAGTGGCCGTACAATAATCGTGGATCCTAAAGCTTACTTCCTTCGTAACCTGGGATCAGTCAATAATACTATTGTGCATGAGTGTGTTCATTGGGATCAACATAGAAAAGCATTTGAATTGGAACGGTTATATAATAGTAGTGCCACACGAATCAAGTGTCAGGTAGTTGGGGGTATAAAAGACAATACCAGAGATGCAACTGACTGGATGGAATGGCAGGCGAATGCCCTCGCTCCAAAGATACAAATGCCACTTGCCATGTTTAAAACCCAAGCGTTCAAATTTATTAAGCAATTCAGTTCAGAACTGGGAACATCTGAACTTATAGATGTAATGGAACCAGTTATTGACGCCTTAGCAACGTTCTTCAGCGTATCTCGGGCAGCAGCTAAAATCCGAATGATTGATGCTGGATATGAGGAAGCAATCGGAACTTTTACTTATATAGATGGTCGCTACGTCAAGCCGCATAGATTTAAGAAGGGTGTGCTTGAAAGAAATCAGACCTTTTCTATAGGTGCATAG
- the istB gene encoding IS21-like element helper ATPase IstB: MNNSTYKQLCRNMEILGLGQMVIHLDEISNFVTSNNLSFTEGLLRLSNYEVDFKEAKASRSMIKAAAFPFVKELKDYDFNFQPSVNQQEIQELCTLGFLERNENIVFLGPSGVGKTHLATSIGIAAAKKRTSTYFIKCHDLLQQLKKAKLENRLDVRLRHFCHYRLLIIDELGYLPIDKEDSNMFFQLIDMRYERKSTILTTNMNFNEWDGVFYDAVVANAILDRVLHHAHVISISGKSYRLKDHMKQGE, encoded by the coding sequence ATGAATAACAGTACATACAAACAGTTATGCAGGAATATGGAGATTCTTGGCCTTGGGCAAATGGTAATTCATCTTGATGAAATATCTAATTTTGTGACATCCAACAATCTTTCGTTTACAGAAGGACTACTGAGACTTAGTAATTACGAAGTTGATTTTAAGGAGGCCAAAGCATCTAGATCTATGATTAAAGCAGCAGCATTTCCTTTTGTAAAGGAATTGAAAGATTATGATTTCAATTTTCAGCCGTCAGTAAATCAGCAAGAAATACAAGAACTTTGCACGCTTGGTTTTCTTGAAAGAAATGAGAATATAGTATTTCTTGGTCCAAGTGGTGTTGGAAAGACTCATCTGGCAACATCAATAGGAATAGCTGCAGCAAAGAAACGTACTAGCACATATTTTATCAAATGTCATGATTTATTGCAGCAACTAAAGAAAGCAAAACTGGAAAACAGACTTGATGTAAGACTCAGACACTTCTGCCATTACAGACTACTTATCATTGATGAACTTGGCTACTTACCCATTGATAAAGAAGATTCTAATATGTTTTTTCAGCTTATAGATATGAGATATGAGAGAAAAAGTACCATTCTTACAACAAACATGAATTTCAACGAATGGGATGGTGTATTCTATGACGCAGTTGTAGCCAATGCAATACTTGACAGGGTATTGCACCATGCACATGTAATATCTATATCTGGAAAGTCATACAGATTAAAGGATCATATGAAGCAAGGAGAATAG